Genomic DNA from Paenibacillus borealis:
AGGGAATTCTTATGCTCCGGTGTGACCTTCAACTGTACGCTGCCGGCCGCTTGCGGAACGGATAGGGTATAAGCAGTTACGCCGCTGCTGAAGGGAGCCGAGAGCGTGCCTCCGCTAAAAGAAAGCTGGCTCAGCCCAGCGTTAGTGTCGTAGCCGGTCATCATGCGCAGCAGATTGAATATGCCATTTTCCTGCCCCGGAATGACGAATCTGACTTCCACTTCGGTCTTGCCGCCGATGGCTTCAGCAGGTATCAGATAACTCCGGTCATAGAAGCTGCGCGCCTGATCGGTGTGCAGAATTTCGCTGCTGATCCGCTCACCGTCCACATAAATAGCTATCTCCTTGCCGTTGCTGCCGGAGAAATAGGTAACCGAGAGGTAGTTGTCACTCTGCGGTGCCACCTTCAGCCGGTAGCTGAACCAGCCGCCGTTCTCTGCCTTGCGTATATTGTATCCGTCCCATGTAGCCACGGTGGTATTCTCACCCTGAATTCCATGCTCCAGCTCATACTGGTCGTTGCCGACAGGCAGGCTGTCCAGCGTTGCTTCCTGTATACGCTGCCGGATTTTGCCCTGGAGAATATGCTGCTGCAGCTCTGCCGAATCGGCCTCCACCAGCCGCCAATAGATGCCGTAACGCTCGCTGTGCTGCTTATAGTGCGGGGTGAATACCAGGCGGTTGTCTTCATCCGTTCCCTGAAGCGCAAAGGCCAGCTCATCCTGCTCCAGCCGGACAACACGGTCCGCAAGCTGCTCCAGCCACATCTCCGGACTTTCATTCACCGTGGTGATGAAATCCTTCACCAGCATATTGCGGGTCGGAACACTGACGGCAACACCTGTCGCGGACACAGCCAGATCACTCCGGCCCAGTGCGGCGCTGAGCACTGCCGGCCCGTATTTGAAGGCTGCAACCTGGCGGGCATCCGGGAGATTGAAGTAAGCAAGCTTCATCGGCAGCCGGAGCTGCAGGGTATCGCCGTCTTCCCATATTCTGCCGACTACAGCATATGTTCCGCTCTCATTGAATACAGCATGGACCGGTTCCCCGTTCAATAGGAGCTCCGGTTCACCAGCCAGCCAGTCCGGCAGACGAAGCTTGAGCGCAAGGGAATGAACCTGAGGCTGCAAGACGGATACGGTAAACGTAACAGTATCACTGTAAGGCAAATTAGCCGATTGTGTCAGCTTCAGCCCATGCTCAGTGGCTTGAAGGGTAGAACTGAAATACTGATTGACCACAATGCTTGCAGCATCATGGAAATACAGGCTGTCATTCAGCTTGGTGAAGCTCTCCATGCCGGTTCCGGTGCAGCACCAGAAATGCTCAAAGGGGGAGCTGTACACTTTGAAGTAACCTGTTGCCATAGGCTGAAAATACATCGTCATTCCGGTATGCGGATGCTGTGAGGACACAATCGCATTCAGGTATGTATTCTCGTAGAAGTTGGCGTATTTGACATCTCCGGTGATTTTGAACAATTCTCGTGTCAGCTTGAGCATGTTATAGGTGTTGCAGGTTTCCGCTGTGAAATTGGAGCGCTCCCGGTCCAGCATATCCGGATCGCCGAAATGCTCCCACTCGCTGTTCCCGCCGGTAATGTAGCTGTGATGATGCACAACCATATCCCAGAACTGCTTGGCAGCCTCCAGATAAAAGACTTCACTGTCTCCAAGTGTCCGGTAACGGTTCAGCGCTCCTATGAACTTGGGAATGGT
This window encodes:
- a CDS encoding beta-L-arabinofuranosidase domain-containing protein translates to MTITPRPQPAAQTPGKPMYQEFRLDQVSISDPYIVNAFAKEIDYLTSFDPDRLLAGFRENRGLPKRSEKYPGWENTEIRGHTLGHYLSALSQAYAATLNDALVLRLKYLLGELALCQHESGYLSAFDEQLFDNVENKQPAWVPWYTMHKIIAGLTAAYSATGNETAYTVVNKLGDWVYSRTASWSDEIRQRVLSVEYGGMNDCLYELYTISGNANHLSAAHSFDELTLFTPVSEDRDILKGKHANTTIPKFIGALNRYRTLGDSEVFYLEAAKQFWDMVVHHHSYITGGNSEWEHFGDPDMLDRERSNFTAETCNTYNMLKLTRELFKITGDVKYANFYENTYLNAIVSSQHPHTGMTMYFQPMATGYFKVYSSPFEHFWCCTGTGMESFTKLNDSLYFHDAASIVVNQYFSSTLQATEHGLKLTQSANLPYSDTVTFTVSVLQPQVHSLALKLRLPDWLAGEPELLLNGEPVHAVFNESGTYAVVGRIWEDGDTLQLRLPMKLAYFNLPDARQVAAFKYGPAVLSAALGRSDLAVSATGVAVSVPTRNMLVKDFITTVNESPEMWLEQLADRVVRLEQDELAFALQGTDEDNRLVFTPHYKQHSERYGIYWRLVEADSAELQQHILQGKIRQRIQEATLDSLPVGNDQYELEHGIQGENTTVATWDGYNIRKAENGGWFSYRLKVAPQSDNYLSVTYFSGSNGKEIAIYVDGERISSEILHTDQARSFYDRSYLIPAEAIGGKTEVEVRFVIPGQENGIFNLLRMMTGYDTNAGLSQLSFSGGTLSAPFSSGVTAYTLSVPQAAGSVQLKVTPEHKNSLVYADGILIEDSLPRQVKLTGQRTTLNLTVKAEDHITEREYMITIVKKE